The genomic window ATACAACATCATCCTGCCCAGTCTTCTTGAATTCAAACTGGTCACCCCAGATAACCGCACTGGTTTCCAGATCAATCATTTCAAAGGTAATCTGATGGAAACGGCTGGTCTGCCCGGTTTTATGCCGGAGCGCGTCTTTTGAGGAAATACGCCCCACAAGCCTGAAATCAGCGCCGGCCTGGGCTTTGGCCATCCCCATGGATCCCTTGGTGAGATTGCCTTCCCTTTTATCTGTTCTTTCCTTGTCAACTACATCGCTGTATTCGCGGGAGAGAAAAAGAATCCTGCCATTGGCCGCCCTGTTAAGCTCGATACGCAGCCGGTCGGTTATCATATTCTTGTTGATTCTCGTGGAACTTTCGTTCTTGAAATGTTCGGCGTCAATAATGATCCTGGGTGCAGGTTTTCTGCCCATGAGCAAGGGATTCTGCAGCATACTGCTGACCATTGTTCCGGTCATCGCCACAATGTCATTACTGTCAATGCCGATACCGCTCACTTCACCTCTGGCGGAAGGATCTTCATAGACCACGGCATGGCCGCCGGCATTATCTCCCTGCGTTGCCGCGCAACTGCACAATAATAAAACAAATAACCCTGCAACAATATGTTGTATTATGTTCATAAAGCACCTCACGAGGAAGAAAACTGGCAAACCATCCCCTGTCATTAATATTGAGTAACCATCGAGAAACGCTGGAAAAAACATATTAGCAGAATATAATATGAGGGTCAAGCAGGCAGGCCTCGAAAAATAATTCCATATGGTATAATTCACCATTTTTTAACCGAATTACAATCAAAATTCCGCACTCTTTGTCTCACAAAAATATAAAGGAACCAAAGTCATGCCTGGATTCCTTTTATGTTCGGTATTATTCTATTCAAAACCAATCAGTCTGAAGAGTGC from Pseudomonadota bacterium includes these protein-coding regions:
- a CDS encoding penicillin-binding protein activator LpoB: MNIIQHIVAGLFVLLLCSCAATQGDNAGGHAVVYEDPSARGEVSGIGIDSNDIVAMTGTMVSSMLQNPLLMGRKPAPRIIIDAEHFKNESSTRINKNMITDRLRIELNRAANGRILFLSREYSDVVDKERTDKREGNLTKGSMGMAKAQAGADFRLVGRISSKDALRHKTGQTSRFHQITFEMIDLETSAVIWGDQFEFKKTGQDDVVYR